The stretch of DNA GATCACGCCGTACACGACGCCGAACCCGCGCGTCTTCCTGTGCTCTTCGTCGACCCCGCCCGGCGGCGGTGTCCACGGGATGTGTGGTTACCACGCCGCCCGCGCGGCCCTGCGCAGCGCGCTGCGGTAGATTCGCTCTCGATGGAGGAGCTCGACCGGCGGGCGGTGGAGTGGCTCTCGAGCCTGCACTGGCCGGTGGTCACGCCGGCCATGAAGGGGCTCACCTATGCCGGCGCCGGCGGCACCATCTGGATCGTGATCGCGCTGGTCGTCGCGTTCCGACAGCGGCGGCCGCTGGTGCTCGTCGCCATGGTGGCCATGATCATCGTGGCGTCCCGCCTCGATGCCATCCTCAAGGACGCCGTCGGCCGCGCCCGGCCGTTCGTCGGCGACCCGAGCGTCCACCCCTCGATCGCCCTGCCGCACGACCCGTCGATGCCGAGCGGGCACGCGATGAACGCGTTCGCCGGCGCCGTCCTCCTCGGCTCGATCGTGCCGCGGGCGCGCTGGTGGCTGCTCGCCCTGGCCTGCGCCATCGCCCTCTCGCGCGTCTACCTGGGCGTGCACTTCCCGAGCGACGTGCTGGCCGGCGCCGCGCTGGGCGCCGCGATCGGCGCGGCGGTGGCCCGGCTTCTGCCGCGCGCCGAGGGCGCGCTGGCCGCCTGGCGCACCAAGCGGGGTCAGACCCCTTCTGGTGCATAACGGGTGCCAGGCACCGGTTATGCACGCCGAC from Gaiellales bacterium encodes:
- a CDS encoding phosphatase PAP2 family protein, with protein sequence MEELDRRAVEWLSSLHWPVVTPAMKGLTYAGAGGTIWIVIALVVAFRQRRPLVLVAMVAMIIVASRLDAILKDAVGRARPFVGDPSVHPSIALPHDPSMPSGHAMNAFAGAVLLGSIVPRARWWLLALACAIALSRVYLGVHFPSDVLAGAALGAAIGAAVARLLPRAEGALAAWRTKRGQTPSGA